From a single Okeanomitos corallinicola TIOX110 genomic region:
- a CDS encoding glycosyltransferase, which translates to MKFLFLDQSGKLGGAELCLLDIVKPYANSCLVGLFADGDFRKLLETNHIPVEVLTTQGIKVNKQSGLFSALASLGQITPLIYRVVQLARKYDVIYANTQKALVVGAIASLFSRRPLVYHLHDILSLEHFSKTNLRVAMTLINNFASLVIANSQASKTAFIEAGGNPNIIEVVYNGFEADNYQVDEFEVIKIREELGINDKFVVGHFSRLSPWKGQHILIDALVKCPENVNVILVGDALFGEDEYVQELHQKVSALGLEKRVKFLGFRDDIPLLMSACNLVAHTSIAPEPFGRVIVEAMLCGKAVVAAKAGGAVELVEDGMNGFLVTPNNPQELAQVINNCVDEKVSILDIGFYGRLDASQRFNVNNINQQIQNLLKSFAINK; encoded by the coding sequence ATGAAGTTTTTGTTTTTGGATCAGAGTGGTAAACTTGGTGGTGCTGAGTTGTGCTTATTAGATATTGTTAAACCTTATGCTAATAGTTGTTTGGTTGGTTTGTTTGCAGATGGTGATTTTAGAAAGTTACTAGAAACAAATCATATTCCGGTGGAGGTTTTAACAACTCAAGGAATTAAAGTTAATAAACAAAGTGGTTTATTTTCAGCGTTAGCTAGTTTGGGACAAATTACACCTTTAATTTATCGAGTAGTTCAACTCGCCAGGAAATATGATGTAATTTATGCTAATACTCAAAAAGCTTTAGTTGTCGGTGCAATAGCAAGTTTATTTTCTCGTCGTCCGCTAGTTTATCATTTACATGATATTCTCTCTTTAGAACATTTTAGTAAAACTAATTTGCGAGTTGCTATGACTTTAATTAATAACTTTGCATCTTTAGTTATTGCTAATTCCCAAGCTAGTAAAACTGCATTTATCGAAGCTGGAGGAAACCCGAATATAATTGAAGTTGTTTATAATGGTTTTGAAGCAGATAATTATCAAGTTGATGAATTTGAAGTTATCAAAATCAGGGAAGAATTAGGGATAAATGATAAATTTGTGGTGGGACATTTTAGCCGTCTTTCTCCTTGGAAGGGACAACATATTTTAATTGATGCTTTGGTTAAATGTCCTGAAAATGTAAATGTGATTTTGGTGGGTGATGCTTTATTTGGTGAAGATGAATATGTGCAGGAGTTACATCAAAAGGTGTCTGCATTAGGTTTAGAAAAACGGGTGAAATTTTTAGGTTTTCGTGATGATATTCCTCTATTAATGTCAGCTTGTAATTTAGTTGCACATACTTCTATCGCACCTGAACCTTTCGGAAGGGTAATTGTGGAAGCAATGCTATGTGGTAAAGCTGTGGTTGCTGCTAAGGCTGGGGGTGCTGTAGAATTAGTTGAAGATGGTATGAATGGTTTTTTAGTTACACCGAATAATCCGCAAGAATTAGCGCAAGTTATTAATAATTGTGTTGATGAAAAGGTTAGTATTTTAGATATCGGTTTTTATGGAAGATTAGATGCTAGTCAGCGGTTTAATGTAAATAATATTAATCAGCAAATTCAAAATTTACTCAAATCTTTTGCTATTAATAAATAG
- a CDS encoding Uma2 family endonuclease, with product MKIQTPTVTETLPIVLKIPPSIIITDEQFFHICQLNRDLRIERNQFRDLLIMLPTDSETGQRNFNLIGKLGDWIKQDGTGVGFASSAGFTLPNGAVRSPDVAWIKKERWQSLTPQQQEKFAPIAPDFVIELRSPSDSLKPLQEKMAEYIENGVKLAWLIDRKQQKVYIYRPNQNVEELDHPAILNGEDILLGFILELNDIW from the coding sequence ATGAAAATACAAACACCCACAGTTACAGAAACTTTACCAATAGTTCTAAAGATACCACCAAGCATCATTATAACTGATGAGCAATTTTTTCATATTTGTCAATTAAATCGTGATTTAAGAATAGAACGCAACCAATTTAGAGACTTATTAATTATGTTACCTACTGATTCAGAAACAGGTCAACGTAATTTTAATTTAATTGGTAAATTAGGTGATTGGATAAAACAAGATGGTACAGGTGTAGGTTTTGCTTCTAGTGCTGGTTTTACCTTACCCAATGGTGCTGTACGTTCTCCTGATGTTGCTTGGATAAAAAAAGAACGTTGGCAAAGTTTAACACCCCAACAACAAGAAAAATTTGCTCCTATTGCACCTGATTTTGTAATTGAATTACGTTCTCCCAGTGATAGTTTAAAACCATTACAAGAAAAAATGGCAGAATATATAGAAAATGGTGTGAAATTAGCTTGGTTAATTGACAGAAAACAACAGAAAGTATATATTTATCGGCCTAATCAAAATGTAGAAGAATTAGATCACCCTGCAATATTAAACGGTGAAGATATTTTGCTAGGATTCATTTTAGAATTAAACGATATTTGGTAA